GTGGACGCACAAGATACGGAAGGAGGGCAACCAGTTGGATCGCCAGATTCGGAGTATCCAGCGGGAGGAGGAGAAGGTGAAACGCTCCCTCAAGCAGGCGGCGCAAAAAAACGACCGCGACACCTGCGTCATTCTCGCCAAGGAGATTGTGAATGCGCGGAAGGCCATCAACCGCATATACACGTCAAAGGCGCACCTCAACTCCATCCAGATGCAGATGAAGAACCAGCTTTGTAAGTGTACTCCCGCTTCCCGCTCCTCTGACCCAGCTAACGATTTATCCTCCCCTTAGCCACCTTGCGGGTAGCAGGATCGCTGCAGAAGTCCACCGAGGTCATGCAGGCCATGCAGAGTCTGGTGCGCTATCCGGAACTGGCGGGCATCATGCGGGACATGTCCAAGGAAATGATGAAGGCCGGCATTATCGAGGAGATGCTGGACGAGACCATGGACTCGCTGGAGGAGTCCGAagagctggaggaggaggcgggCAAGGAGGTGGACAAGGTTTTGTGGGAGATCACGGATGGCAAGCTGGGAGAGGCTCCCTTGCCCCCAGAGGCTACTCCAGCGGACAAGGCGTCTGCGTCTGCGACCGCTGCCCGCGTCGAGGTCCCAGTCCAGgaggatgatgatgacgagGGCGAGGAACTGCAGGAGATGCAGAGCCGCCTGGCCTCGCTGCGATCTTAGGGTGACTGCTACGGGGATTGCATTTAGGTTCGAAGCTGGAGGCAAGTGATTTCGACTGGCAGGCCCTTTCAAAACCCTAAGCGGCAAGACACCCGTAAGCACGGCTTAATTatagaaaccaaaataatCTTCAGAAACTAATATtcagtttttgtattttaagtgTACAGTGCCCCAGTTCAAGTTGTGTTGAGCTGCACGCGTTTTACCGTTTAATTTACACAAGctaactttatttattgtataattTACCTTGTattaaaaatcgatatttgcTGTGGCATGTCCCTTCTAATTGCGTAGTTTAAATCTGTGAGCTAGGACTAGGGCCTAACGTTGTTCTCTATCCAGTCCAGATACGCCGCCACCCTTGTGTACACGCCCGGCCATCCCTTCAGGCCGCAGGGCGTGGGTCCGTAGGAGACCACGCCGGCAATATAGTAGTTGGAGTTGCCGTCGGAGAAGTCCTCCAGCAGAAGGGGGCCACCGGAGTCGCCGCGACACGAGTCGACGCCCTCCTCTCCGCCGGCGCACAGCTGGTTGGCGGTGACGGTGCGACGTTGGCTGGCGTAGCGCTGGTTGCAGTCACTCGTCGGCACAGGATCCAAGTCGGCCTTCAGCTTGATGTTGGACGTGAAGTTCGTTTCGGTGCGACCCCAGCCGGACACCACCACCTTGCGGCCCAGGAAAAGCGCGTCGCGATGGGACGCCAGGGTGGGCAGGCAGACTGGAGAGATGAATTCGGTGAACTGGATCTCGTTCTGCAGCCGCAGCAACGCGATGTCGTTCAACTGGTCGCGGGTGTTTCCCGGGTACTGCGGGTGTGGGATCCGTTCAACCACCGGGCAGTCCACGTAGGGGTCGTTGCACTCCCGCCTTCCGTTTCTGCTGGTGGTGCAGTCCGGATTGGTGCTCGCGTCCCACTCGCCCAGACGCACTCCCGTCAGCTGCCAGTCGCTGGGAATGGCCGATACGCAGTGAGCCGCCGTCAGCACGTAGCGGTTGTTGATCAGCGACCCGCCGCAGTGGTGGCCCTTCACGTTGCCCGCTGGTGGACAAGAGAGTCAGTCTTCGGCCAGTCAGGATGGGGACTACTTACGCTTCGTGTACTCAATCAGCGCCATCCAGGGGAACTCCCCTTTGCCCGTCTCCTTGCCGCCCACCACGCGGTCACTGAAGTTCTCGCCGCAGTTGGGCGGCTGGGGCAGCAAACCGGACCTTAAAGGAGGCTGCGTCGGTTGCGGTTGCTGGCTACGCCTGCGACTGTTTGCACAGCAAATCTGATTGAATGGCAAAATGGCATTTTTTTTACTCTCATATTTCTTTCAAAAATGTACTTTAAATTAggtttatattaattaataaatcaataatttgAGGTCTTATATTTTCTATAGTAATACTCCACCTGACACCCTATTGTTTTTAGgctcatttttattattttgaaattggatAGTTGAGTAACGGACTTATACCCGGCATCTTCTTGTTCATGcttgttagattttttttatctccagttctAGTAATACcgattgtaataaaaatattacgtTATAAAGCTAATAGCACATACAATGTACATATGTTAAAGGTCTCCTAGCCGATCatcttgttttaaatataacttttccAGGGGTCCAACGTCTCTTAAAGTCACGCTGGATTGTTCTCTGTGACTTATAAGTGGTTATTGGaggtaaaacaaattattatttctttcaATCGTTTACCCCTCAAAAGAATGACTTTAGttcttaaactttaatttaaaacacaaaatttaacaCATAAATTAACCTTTGACGGatcaataaattgaaaaatacataCCCAATAAAAAACGAGaaactgaaaattttaaattctttgtgATACAGtaatgcttaaatatttcagaattgcattttaaatttcatcaaagtcggaaaactatatcatatagcttacacaaaaataattaaaatatcaaaaaaaaaatcgtaataataatttattcaaCTCGGAAAACGAcattatatagctgc
This genomic window from Drosophila gunungcola strain Sukarami chromosome 3R, Dgunungcola_SK_2, whole genome shotgun sequence contains:
- the LOC128252453 gene encoding charged multivesicular body protein 3; the protein is MGLFGKTPSKDPKEQVQEWTHKIRKEGNQLDRQIRSIQREEEKVKRSLKQAAQKNDRDTCVILAKEIVNARKAINRIYTSKAHLNSIQMQMKNQLSTLRVAGSLQKSTEVMQAMQSLVRYPELAGIMRDMSKEMMKAGIIEEMLDETMDSLEESEELEEEAGKEVDKVLWEITDGKLGEAPLPPEATPADKASASATAARVEVPVQEDDDDEGEELQEMQSRLASLRS
- the LOC128252443 gene encoding melanization protease 1: MEPHFLSAVMVLLLVGTSSTHAQEIFGYCTTPDEQSGTCINLRECGYIFELVQRGVVSPEDRRFLQLGQCGYRNGQVLICCANSRRRSQQPQPTQPPLRSGLLPQPPNCGENFSDRVVGGKETGKGEFPWMALIEYTKPGNVKGHHCGGSLINNRYVLTAAHCVSAIPSDWQLTGVRLGEWDASTNPDCTTSRNGRRECNDPYVDCPVVERIPHPQYPGNTRDQLNDIALLRLQNEIQFTEFISPVCLPTLASHRDALFLGRKVVVSGWGRTETNFTSNIKLKADLDPVPTSDCNQRYASQRRTVTANQLCAGGEEGVDSCRGDSGGPLLLEDFSDGNSNYYIAGVVSYGPTPCGLKGWPGVYTRVAAYLDWIENNVRP